From Butyricimonas paravirosa, one genomic window encodes:
- a CDS encoding thioredoxin family protein has product MKKLVFLVLLLVAVTWSVNAQNRSINFEQTKEWKRIVKKAKKEKKLVFIDCYTSWCGPCKMLASKIFTQDAVADFFNENFVNTKYDMEKDVDGVMLKDKFGVKAFPTLVFVDPETQEIAHCIVGARKAEELIAEGEKAKDRENNLRGMMKRYAAGERSAEFLIAYMSTLAAAYQKDEVDKVAVEYLNTLSLEELMTKEGWGLINQYVKDPLSAPLKQVMENRSKFYTVASKVVIDDKLEYCINVAVGQLVDWDPESGVAFDEGRNRALIDYLQNIDFFVAAPTGLANLYTAGYVRERDFRGLLNKMKEVLGYNMFRSVVSKGRYLQRNFEALSRSEDKALLEEGIKWIDLLCMSTNEYSSKAKLMNSKALLQIKIGDTEGAAKSKVEEEQYMQEGQKKRNERLMRIRNNS; this is encoded by the coding sequence ATGAAAAAATTAGTTTTTTTAGTGCTGTTGTTGGTAGCAGTAACATGGAGTGTTAATGCTCAGAATAGAAGTATTAATTTTGAACAAACGAAAGAGTGGAAAAGAATTGTAAAAAAAGCCAAGAAGGAAAAGAAGTTGGTTTTTATTGATTGCTATACATCCTGGTGCGGGCCCTGTAAGATGTTGGCAAGTAAGATATTTACTCAAGATGCTGTTGCGGATTTCTTTAATGAAAATTTTGTGAATACGAAATATGACATGGAAAAGGATGTCGATGGTGTTATGCTAAAAGACAAATTTGGAGTGAAGGCTTTTCCGACGCTGGTGTTCGTTGATCCCGAGACACAAGAAATTGCTCATTGTATCGTAGGGGCCCGGAAGGCTGAAGAACTGATTGCTGAGGGTGAAAAGGCGAAAGACAGGGAAAATAATCTTCGTGGTATGATGAAACGTTATGCTGCGGGGGAGAGAAGTGCGGAGTTTTTAATAGCCTATATGTCCACGCTGGCTGCGGCGTATCAGAAAGATGAAGTTGATAAGGTTGCGGTGGAATATTTGAATACCTTGTCTCTGGAGGAATTAATGACGAAAGAAGGATGGGGGTTAATCAATCAATATGTAAAAGATCCGTTGTCTGCCCCATTAAAGCAGGTGATGGAAAATCGTTCGAAATTTTATACGGTGGCAAGTAAAGTTGTAATTGATGATAAGCTGGAGTATTGTATTAATGTGGCTGTGGGACAATTAGTAGATTGGGATCCGGAATCGGGTGTTGCTTTTGATGAAGGCCGTAATAGGGCATTAATAGACTACTTGCAAAATATTGATTTCTTTGTTGCAGCTCCTACCGGGTTAGCAAACCTTTATACGGCGGGTTATGTCCGTGAAAGAGATTTCCGGGGATTGTTGAACAAAATGAAGGAGGTGTTAGGTTATAATATGTTCCGTAGTGTTGTTAGTAAAGGACGATATTTGCAGCGTAATTTTGAGGCATTGTCTCGGAGTGAGGACAAGGCATTATTAGAAGAGGGTATTAAGTGGATTGATTTGCTATGTATGTCAACAAATGAGTATTCTTCTAAGGCTAAATTGATGAATTCTAAAGCTCTTTTACAAATTAAAATTGGGGATACCGAGGGTGCGGCCAAGTCAAAAGTGGAAGAGGAACAATATATGCAGGAGGGGCAAAAAAAGAGAAATGAACGCCTGATGCGAATCCGAAATAATAGTTAA
- a CDS encoding SusC/RagA family TonB-linked outer membrane protein: MKLTLFLMCCFVFQLQAAVEAQNQTVSLKVENVSLAEAISQLKKQTKMDFFFSHSVVDVDQLVSLDLQNVSLKEALQRLLGKTYTYEFLDGIVIIKPFQQAQSEVQQQKTSLKGTVKDVNGEPLPGVTVTIKGTSLGVATDIDGKWVLEIPEMKEVVLVFSFVGMKSQEIRPGSRTEIDVILEEDTKEMEEVVVTGIFMRKKEGFTGSATQVSGEELKKMSSGNVLKALGMMDPGFKMNVSNIAGSNPNAVPDFQMRGQASLGNYTSDDVVVLRGDANSRPNQPLFVLDGVIGVSATAIMDLDPEQVESITLLKDAAATVIYGSEAANGVVVVETKAPVPGKLRFTYNGNYKLEWSDLSVYDLMNAEEKLRVEELAGYYQSMDDMGLQSYYNKIKQDVLSGVNTYWLAEPVQTAFAHRHGLTVEGGDRTLRYKLYVGANLAPGVMKETNLDTKTGKIDLNYRNGKIMINNSLTVDYSNGTRESPYGSFSDYALVNPYYRKTDENGNIKQVLDDGRVGDGQTVNSWVGQYTKPILNPLYNKLFESKNESRSFQLREALRVEYLPIEALRLSLDFSLSRGDGTVEVFKSAAHNDFYEVKDPAEKGSYDWTKNENTTYRLRISGAYNKVWGDHLLSANVSYSINENVSKSNVLSMKGFPNDKLSEVYMGAEYENTSGSENTTRSLAYIMTLNYAWKQRYAVDYSMSVNASSEFGKNNRYAPFWSAGVRWNADKESFIQNLRIFDELVVRGTYGITGSQGFTPYQSLQMYTYSNLMQTYKGSDVVGAEIYGLGNPDLKWQQTQNYNVSLDFTLFNNIFSAKLEYYEKYTKNTLLDYSMAPSIGFSTMKENLGKISNKGYEISLRVRPYSDPSKQAYWDIIVNGAHNKSRIEEISNALKVLNEKQMAVADGDTNEDGTQRAERKPLPRYENGYSQTTIWAVRSMGIDPQTGREVFLTRDGRLTNEYSSVDQVPVGDTEPKLAGTISTTFTYKGFSLTLAGQYHFGGQVFNSTLINKVENANLRLNADRRALYSRWQKPGDQVLFKAIDGNIYKTATKESSRFVMDDNEFYFSTINLSYRADSQKFGWMNRLGITSATIGMYMEDICRFSTVKMERGINYPFSRSVSMSLSLIF, encoded by the coding sequence ATGAAATTAACTTTGTTTTTGATGTGTTGTTTTGTATTTCAACTGCAGGCTGCGGTTGAAGCTCAGAATCAAACGGTATCATTAAAAGTGGAAAATGTTTCGCTAGCTGAAGCCATCTCTCAACTGAAGAAGCAAACGAAAATGGATTTTTTCTTTTCACATTCAGTGGTGGACGTGGATCAACTGGTATCGTTGGACTTGCAAAACGTGTCGTTGAAAGAGGCGTTACAACGTTTATTGGGAAAGACGTACACGTACGAGTTCTTGGATGGAATCGTGATCATAAAGCCCTTTCAGCAAGCGCAAAGTGAGGTGCAGCAGCAAAAGACGAGCTTGAAGGGGACGGTGAAGGATGTAAATGGAGAACCATTACCGGGTGTGACTGTAACTATTAAAGGAACTTCCTTGGGTGTCGCTACGGATATTGATGGGAAATGGGTGTTGGAGATTCCGGAAATGAAAGAAGTGGTGTTGGTGTTTTCATTTGTTGGGATGAAATCACAGGAGATTCGTCCCGGTTCTCGTACGGAGATTGATGTCATTTTGGAAGAGGATACGAAAGAGATGGAGGAAGTGGTGGTAACAGGTATATTCATGCGTAAAAAAGAAGGATTTACCGGTTCGGCAACGCAGGTCTCCGGGGAGGAGCTTAAAAAGATGTCCTCTGGAAATGTTTTGAAAGCTTTGGGGATGATGGATCCTGGATTTAAAATGAATGTAAGCAATATAGCAGGATCCAATCCTAATGCCGTGCCTGATTTTCAGATGCGTGGACAGGCTAGTTTAGGAAATTACACGTCAGATGATGTGGTTGTGCTGCGTGGTGATGCTAATAGTCGCCCTAATCAGCCTTTATTCGTGTTGGATGGCGTGATAGGAGTAAGTGCAACAGCTATTATGGATTTAGATCCGGAACAGGTGGAATCAATTACCTTGCTAAAGGATGCCGCAGCGACTGTTATTTACGGGTCTGAAGCGGCCAATGGAGTTGTCGTAGTAGAAACGAAGGCTCCGGTTCCCGGAAAATTGCGGTTTACTTACAACGGTAATTATAAGTTAGAATGGTCGGATTTGAGCGTTTACGATTTGATGAACGCAGAGGAAAAGTTGAGGGTAGAAGAATTGGCCGGATATTACCAGAGTATGGATGATATGGGGTTACAGAGTTATTATAATAAGATAAAACAGGATGTGTTGAGCGGGGTGAACACGTATTGGTTGGCCGAGCCGGTGCAGACTGCTTTTGCACATCGTCACGGACTGACGGTAGAGGGGGGTGATAGGACTTTGCGATATAAACTTTATGTAGGGGCAAACTTGGCTCCCGGCGTAATGAAGGAAACGAATTTAGATACAAAAACCGGAAAAATCGATTTGAATTACCGTAATGGTAAAATTATGATTAATAATTCATTGACGGTGGATTACTCTAATGGAACACGGGAATCTCCTTACGGAAGTTTTTCTGATTATGCATTGGTGAATCCTTACTACCGTAAAACGGATGAAAATGGTAATATTAAGCAGGTGTTGGATGATGGACGGGTTGGAGATGGTCAGACGGTTAATAGTTGGGTTGGACAATATACAAAACCCATATTGAATCCACTTTATAACAAATTGTTCGAATCTAAGAACGAGAGTCGGAGTTTTCAACTACGGGAAGCGTTGAGAGTGGAGTATTTGCCGATAGAGGCTTTACGTTTGAGCTTGGATTTTTCTTTATCAAGGGGGGACGGTACAGTAGAGGTGTTCAAATCTGCCGCACATAATGACTTCTACGAGGTAAAAGATCCGGCAGAAAAGGGAAGTTATGATTGGACTAAGAATGAAAATACGACTTATCGATTGAGAATTTCCGGAGCTTATAATAAAGTGTGGGGAGATCATTTGTTGTCGGCGAATGTTAGTTACAGTATTAACGAGAATGTTTCAAAGTCGAATGTATTGTCTATGAAAGGTTTTCCGAATGATAAGCTGAGTGAAGTTTATATGGGAGCGGAATACGAGAATACATCAGGTAGTGAGAATACAACTCGGTCTTTGGCTTATATCATGACCTTGAATTACGCGTGGAAACAGCGCTATGCGGTTGACTACAGTATGAGTGTCAATGCTTCTTCGGAGTTTGGTAAGAATAATCGTTATGCTCCCTTCTGGTCTGCCGGTGTACGTTGGAATGCGGACAAAGAAAGTTTTATTCAAAATCTGAGAATATTTGATGAGCTGGTCGTGAGAGGTACTTATGGAATCACCGGGTCGCAGGGTTTTACACCTTATCAGTCGTTACAGATGTATACTTATTCCAATTTGATGCAGACTTATAAGGGGTCGGATGTTGTTGGTGCGGAAATTTATGGGCTGGGAAATCCGGATTTGAAATGGCAACAAACTCAAAATTATAACGTGTCGTTAGATTTTACCCTGTTCAATAATATTTTCAGTGCAAAATTGGAGTATTACGAGAAATACACGAAGAATACTTTGTTGGATTATTCAATGGCTCCTTCTATCGGTTTCTCCACGATGAAGGAAAATTTAGGAAAGATTTCCAATAAGGGGTATGAAATATCTTTGCGTGTAAGGCCTTATAGTGATCCTTCTAAGCAAGCTTATTGGGATATAATTGTCAATGGAGCGCATAATAAATCCCGGATTGAAGAGATTTCAAACGCATTGAAGGTGTTGAATGAGAAACAAATGGCTGTTGCTGATGGGGATACGAATGAGGATGGAACTCAAAGAGCAGAGCGTAAACCATTACCTCGGTATGAAAACGGTTATTCACAAACTACTATTTGGGCTGTACGTTCCATGGGAATTGATCCCCAGACCGGACGAGAAGTATTCCTGACACGAGACGGTCGGTTAACGAATGAATATTCTTCAGTAGATCAGGTTCCGGTGGGAGATACGGAGCCCAAACTTGCCGGAACGATATCCACGACGTTTACTTATAAAGGGTTTAGCCTGACTTTAGCGGGGCAATATCATTTTGGCGGTCAGGTGTTCAACTCGACATTGATTAATAAGGTTGAAAATGCTAACTTACGTTTGAATGCGGATCGGAGAGCTTTATATAGCCGTTGGCAGAAACCCGGAGATCAGGTGCTTTTTAAAGCGATAGATGGTAATATTTACAAGACGGCGACCAAGGAAAGTTCACGTTTTGTGATGGATGACAATGAATTTTATTTTTCCACGATAAATTTGTCTTACAGGGCAGATAGTCAAAAATTTGGTTGGATGAATCGTTTGGGAATTACTTCAGCGACGATCGGGATGTATATGGAAGATATTTGTCGTTTTTCTACCGTGAAGATGGAACGTGGTATTAACTATCCATTCTCTCGTTCGGTTTCAATGTCATTGAGTTTGATATTTTAA
- a CDS encoding RNA polymerase sigma factor: MRDATFLDEVNRKSEKAWEELYRYYYASLCSYAERLTGDVAVGEDIVQECLIRMWHAPIKFPKLASLTAWLYKSVYNASISVLREKWTRERVLQDLPDSFEDDEEEARVAALREEIISHFYEVLALMPQQQQDVLRASLKGLKVAEIAVQLGISENSVKTQKKRAYLFVREHFDEGDLSVLLFLLFGHKPESLKSFLDC; the protein is encoded by the coding sequence ATGAGAGATGCGACTTTCTTGGATGAAGTGAACAGGAAGAGTGAAAAGGCTTGGGAAGAACTCTATCGTTATTATTATGCGTCTTTATGCAGCTATGCAGAACGATTGACGGGTGATGTGGCGGTGGGAGAGGATATTGTCCAAGAATGTCTAATTCGTATGTGGCATGCACCAATAAAGTTTCCTAAATTGGCATCCTTGACCGCATGGCTGTACAAGAGCGTTTACAATGCGTCCATTAGTGTATTGCGTGAAAAATGGACTCGGGAACGAGTGTTGCAGGATTTACCGGATAGTTTTGAGGACGATGAAGAGGAGGCTCGTGTTGCGGCTTTACGTGAGGAGATCATTAGTCATTTTTATGAGGTGTTAGCTCTGATGCCTCAACAACAACAGGATGTTTTGCGGGCATCTTTGAAGGGATTGAAAGTTGCAGAAATTGCCGTTCAGTTGGGAATCAGTGAAAATTCTGTAAAGACACAGAAAAAAAGAGCATATCTGTTTGTGAGGGAGCATTTTGATGAAGGAGATTTATCCGTTCTACTTTTCTTGTTATTCGGCCATAAGCCAGAATCGTTAAAGTCGTTTCTGGATTGCTAA
- a CDS encoding FecR family protein, whose protein sequence is MEWEDIDRKAQRELLQMIKEATEDEEKEEMSEVEKHRLFFVDDLENEWKKRRKYDYKKAFGKIRRARYQRIGLRLGAAACMLGVMLGSVWMLRVYNEDVEAHLTEGRREDSLQVVLRMSDGKQVVLNGQDSVSLREDTWKIQVNKGKVDYSTQQQVSMDKKVKYNVLSVPVGGGYQVILADGTCVHLNAGSELKFPVTFSDSTREVYLKGEAFFDVVKDTEHPFVVKVGSMSVKVLGTRFNINAHRVDGVYETTLVDGKVEVSDRAVTKRVILFPNQQARLKDGHLSVYDVDVSLYTSWVDGKFYFEKESLQEIAAQLERWYGMHFFFVSEKLKQEKFTGVVLKNYTIEQILSIIEKTTNVKFSVEGQTVVVN, encoded by the coding sequence ATGGAATGGGAAGATATAGATCGGAAAGCTCAACGAGAGTTATTGCAGATGATAAAGGAGGCTACTGAAGACGAGGAAAAGGAAGAAATGTCAGAAGTAGAGAAACATAGGCTCTTTTTCGTTGATGATCTGGAGAATGAGTGGAAAAAGCGTAGGAAGTATGACTATAAAAAAGCATTTGGTAAGATTCGACGAGCAAGATATCAGCGAATCGGCTTGCGTTTGGGTGCGGCGGCTTGTATGTTGGGTGTGATGTTGGGAAGTGTCTGGATGTTAAGGGTGTATAATGAAGATGTTGAGGCTCATTTAACCGAGGGAAGACGGGAAGATTCACTGCAAGTTGTATTGAGAATGAGCGATGGTAAGCAAGTTGTGTTAAACGGACAGGATAGTGTAAGCTTACGGGAGGACACGTGGAAAATACAAGTAAATAAAGGGAAGGTGGATTATTCAACCCAACAACAGGTCTCAATGGATAAAAAGGTAAAATATAATGTTTTATCTGTACCTGTCGGAGGAGGATACCAGGTAATACTGGCAGATGGTACCTGTGTTCATTTGAATGCCGGAAGTGAGCTGAAGTTCCCGGTTACTTTTTCTGATAGTACACGAGAAGTATATTTGAAGGGAGAGGCTTTTTTTGATGTTGTGAAAGATACTGAACATCCTTTTGTTGTGAAAGTTGGTTCGATGAGCGTAAAGGTGTTAGGAACTCGTTTTAATATTAACGCTCACCGTGTGGATGGTGTGTATGAAACGACTTTGGTGGATGGAAAAGTAGAGGTGAGTGATCGTGCCGTGACGAAACGGGTAATTCTTTTCCCGAACCAGCAGGCACGGTTAAAGGATGGACATTTGTCTGTATACGATGTAGATGTTTCATTATACACTTCGTGGGTAGATGGTAAATTTTATTTTGAGAAAGAGTCTTTACAGGAAATTGCGGCTCAGCTGGAAAGATGGTATGGTATGCATTTTTTCTTTGTGAGTGAAAAGTTGAAACAGGAAAAATTTACAGGAGTGGTTCTGAAAAATTATACGATAGAACAAATTCTATCTATAATAGAAAAGACGACGAATGTGAAATTCTCGGTTGAGGGGCAGACTGTGGTGGTGAATTAA